One region of Trichosurus vulpecula isolate mTriVul1 chromosome 1, mTriVul1.pri, whole genome shotgun sequence genomic DNA includes:
- the SLC25A23 gene encoding calcium-binding mitochondrial carrier protein SCaMC-3 isoform X3 yields the protein MAKASPGRSPPAGDPERQQRWGLLFDELDSNKDGRVDIHELRLGLARLGARTPDSDGQDILQEGDIDQDGGLTLEEFTRYLQEHERRLLLMFHSLDRNQDGHIDASEIQQSFQALGVSISLQQAEKILHSMDRDGTMTIDWQEWRDHFLLQPLENMEDVLKFWKHSTVHASKTNQLNVLGGLRNMVKEGGIRSLWRGNGINVLKIAPESAIKFMAYEQIKWAIRGQQETLRVQERFVAGSLAGATAQTIIYPMEVLKTRLTLRQTGQYKGLLDCARQILEQEGPRAFYKGYLPNVLGIIPYAGIDLAVYETLKNKWLQQDSHHSADPGILILLACGTISSTCGQIASYPLALVRTRMQAQASIEGAPQLTMLGLFRHILSREGVWGLYRGIAPNFMKVIPAVSISYVVYENMKQALGVTTR from the exons ATGGCCAAGGCCAGCCCGGGACGCAGCCCCCCTGCCGGGGACCCCGAGCGCCAGCAGCGATGGGGCCTCCTTTTCGATGAGCTGGACAGCAACAAGGATGGCCGCGTGGACATTCACGAACTGCGCCTAGGGCTAGCCCGGCTGGGCGCGAGGACCCCGGACAGCGACGGTCAG GATATCCTACAGGAGGGTGACATAGACCAAGATGGGGGCCTGACCCTTGAGGAATTCACCCGCTACCTGCAGGAGCACGAGAGACGGCTGCTGCTCATGTTCCACAGTCTGGACCGGAACCAGGATG GCCATATAGATGCCTCAGAAATCCAGCAGAGCTTCCAAGCCCTGggtgtttccatttctttgcagcAGGCTGAAAAGATTCTTCACAG taTGGACCGTGATGGGACAATGACCATTGACTGGCAAGAATGGCGAGACCACTTCCTGCTACAGCCCCTGGAGAACATGGAAGATGTCCTGAAGTTCTGGAAGCACTCAACG GTTCATGCTTCCAAGACCAACCAGCTGAATGTCCTAGGGGGACTGCGGAACATGGTCAAAGAGGGTGGCATCCGCTCTCTGTGGAGAGGAAATGGCATCAATGTGCTCAAGATCGCACCTGAATCTGCCATCAAATTCATGGCCTATGAGCAG ATCAAGTGGGCGATTCGGGGGCAGCAGGAGACGCTGCGGGTGCAGGAACGCTTTGTGGCAGGGTCCCTGGCTGGGGCCACAGCCCAAACCATCATCTATCCAATGGAG GTGCTGAAGACACGGCTAACCCTCCGTCAGACTGGCCAGTACAAAGGACTGCTGGATTGTGCGCGCCAGATCCTAGAGCAGGAGGGGCCCAGGGCCTTCTACAAGGGCTACCTGCCCAACGTCTTGGGCATTATCCCATATGCAGGAATCGACCTGGCCGTCTATGAG ACCCTGAAGAACAAGTGGCTCCAGCAGGACAGCCACCACTCAGCTGACCCAGGGATCCTCATCCTCTTGGCCTGCGGCACCATTTCCAGTACCTGCGGCCAGATCGCCAGCTATCCCTTGGCTCTGGTCCGAACTCGAATGCAAGCCCAGG CTTCCATCGAGGGTGCCCCACAGCTCACCATGCTGGGCCTCTTCCGCCACATCCTTTCCCGAGAGGGGGTATGGGGCCTGTACCGAGGCATTGCCCCCAATTTCATGAAAGTGATTCCAGCTGTCAGCATCTCCTATGTCGTCTATGAGAACATGAAACAGGCCCTGGGGGTTACGACAAGGTGA
- the SLC25A23 gene encoding calcium-binding mitochondrial carrier protein SCaMC-3 isoform X2, whose protein sequence is MAKASPGRSPPAGDPERQQRWGLLFDELDSNKDGRVDIHELRLGLARLGARTPDSDGQDILQEGDIDQDGGLTLEEFTRYLQEHERRLLLMFHSLDRNQDGHIDASEIQQSFQALGVSISLQQAEKILHSMDRDGTMTIDWQEWRDHFLLQPLENMEDVLKFWKHSTVLDIGECLTVPDEFSEQEKLSGMWWKQLVAGAVAGAVSRTGTAPLDRLKVFMQVHASKTNQLNVLGGLRNMVKEGGIRSLWRGNGINVLKIAPESAIKFMAYEQIKWAIRGQQETLRVQERFVAGSLAGATAQTIIYPMEVLKTRLTLRQTGQYKGLLDCARQILEQEGPRAFYKGYLPNVLGIIPYAGIDLAVYETLKNKWLQQDSHHSADPGILILLACGTISSTCGQIASYPLALVRTRMQAQASIEGAPQLTMLGLFRHILSREGVWGLYRGIAPNFMKVIPAVSISYVVYENMKQALGVTTR, encoded by the exons ATGGCCAAGGCCAGCCCGGGACGCAGCCCCCCTGCCGGGGACCCCGAGCGCCAGCAGCGATGGGGCCTCCTTTTCGATGAGCTGGACAGCAACAAGGATGGCCGCGTGGACATTCACGAACTGCGCCTAGGGCTAGCCCGGCTGGGCGCGAGGACCCCGGACAGCGACGGTCAG GATATCCTACAGGAGGGTGACATAGACCAAGATGGGGGCCTGACCCTTGAGGAATTCACCCGCTACCTGCAGGAGCACGAGAGACGGCTGCTGCTCATGTTCCACAGTCTGGACCGGAACCAGGATG GCCATATAGATGCCTCAGAAATCCAGCAGAGCTTCCAAGCCCTGggtgtttccatttctttgcagcAGGCTGAAAAGATTCTTCACAG taTGGACCGTGATGGGACAATGACCATTGACTGGCAAGAATGGCGAGACCACTTCCTGCTACAGCCCCTGGAGAACATGGAAGATGTCCTGAAGTTCTGGAAGCACTCAACG GTCCTGGACATAGGTGAATGTCTGACAGTGCCAGATGAGTTCTCAGAACAGGAGAAGCTATCAGGCATGTGGTGGAAACAGCTGGTGGCAGGAGCTGTGGCGGGGGCTGTGTCACGGACGGGCACAGCCCCACTTGACCGGCTGAAGGTTTTCATGCAG GTTCATGCTTCCAAGACCAACCAGCTGAATGTCCTAGGGGGACTGCGGAACATGGTCAAAGAGGGTGGCATCCGCTCTCTGTGGAGAGGAAATGGCATCAATGTGCTCAAGATCGCACCTGAATCTGCCATCAAATTCATGGCCTATGAGCAG ATCAAGTGGGCGATTCGGGGGCAGCAGGAGACGCTGCGGGTGCAGGAACGCTTTGTGGCAGGGTCCCTGGCTGGGGCCACAGCCCAAACCATCATCTATCCAATGGAG GTGCTGAAGACACGGCTAACCCTCCGTCAGACTGGCCAGTACAAAGGACTGCTGGATTGTGCGCGCCAGATCCTAGAGCAGGAGGGGCCCAGGGCCTTCTACAAGGGCTACCTGCCCAACGTCTTGGGCATTATCCCATATGCAGGAATCGACCTGGCCGTCTATGAG ACCCTGAAGAACAAGTGGCTCCAGCAGGACAGCCACCACTCAGCTGACCCAGGGATCCTCATCCTCTTGGCCTGCGGCACCATTTCCAGTACCTGCGGCCAGATCGCCAGCTATCCCTTGGCTCTGGTCCGAACTCGAATGCAAGCCCAGG CTTCCATCGAGGGTGCCCCACAGCTCACCATGCTGGGCCTCTTCCGCCACATCCTTTCCCGAGAGGGGGTATGGGGCCTGTACCGAGGCATTGCCCCCAATTTCATGAAAGTGATTCCAGCTGTCAGCATCTCCTATGTCGTCTATGAGAACATGAAACAGGCCCTGGGGGTTACGACAAGGTGA
- the SLC25A23 gene encoding calcium-binding mitochondrial carrier protein SCaMC-3 isoform X1, translating into MAKASPGRSPPAGDPERQQRWGLLFDELDSNKDGRVDIHELRLGLARLGARTPDSDGQDILQEGDIDQDGGLTLEEFTRYLQEHERRLLLMFHSLDRNQDGHIDASEIQQSFQALGVSISLQQAEKILHSMDRDGTMTIDWQEWRDHFLLQPLENMEDVLKFWKHSTVLDIGECLTVPDEFSEQEKLSGMWWKQLVAGAVAGAVSRTGTAPLDRLKVFMQVHASKTNQLNVLGGLRNMVKEGGIRSLWRGNGINVLKIAPESAIKFMAYEQIKWAIRGQQETLRVQERFVAGSLAGATAQTIIYPMEDSCSGASLQVLKTRLTLRQTGQYKGLLDCARQILEQEGPRAFYKGYLPNVLGIIPYAGIDLAVYETLKNKWLQQDSHHSADPGILILLACGTISSTCGQIASYPLALVRTRMQAQASIEGAPQLTMLGLFRHILSREGVWGLYRGIAPNFMKVIPAVSISYVVYENMKQALGVTTR; encoded by the exons ATGGCCAAGGCCAGCCCGGGACGCAGCCCCCCTGCCGGGGACCCCGAGCGCCAGCAGCGATGGGGCCTCCTTTTCGATGAGCTGGACAGCAACAAGGATGGCCGCGTGGACATTCACGAACTGCGCCTAGGGCTAGCCCGGCTGGGCGCGAGGACCCCGGACAGCGACGGTCAG GATATCCTACAGGAGGGTGACATAGACCAAGATGGGGGCCTGACCCTTGAGGAATTCACCCGCTACCTGCAGGAGCACGAGAGACGGCTGCTGCTCATGTTCCACAGTCTGGACCGGAACCAGGATG GCCATATAGATGCCTCAGAAATCCAGCAGAGCTTCCAAGCCCTGggtgtttccatttctttgcagcAGGCTGAAAAGATTCTTCACAG taTGGACCGTGATGGGACAATGACCATTGACTGGCAAGAATGGCGAGACCACTTCCTGCTACAGCCCCTGGAGAACATGGAAGATGTCCTGAAGTTCTGGAAGCACTCAACG GTCCTGGACATAGGTGAATGTCTGACAGTGCCAGATGAGTTCTCAGAACAGGAGAAGCTATCAGGCATGTGGTGGAAACAGCTGGTGGCAGGAGCTGTGGCGGGGGCTGTGTCACGGACGGGCACAGCCCCACTTGACCGGCTGAAGGTTTTCATGCAG GTTCATGCTTCCAAGACCAACCAGCTGAATGTCCTAGGGGGACTGCGGAACATGGTCAAAGAGGGTGGCATCCGCTCTCTGTGGAGAGGAAATGGCATCAATGTGCTCAAGATCGCACCTGAATCTGCCATCAAATTCATGGCCTATGAGCAG ATCAAGTGGGCGATTCGGGGGCAGCAGGAGACGCTGCGGGTGCAGGAACGCTTTGTGGCAGGGTCCCTGGCTGGGGCCACAGCCCAAACCATCATCTATCCAATGGAG GATAGCTGTTCTGGGGCCTCCTTGCAGGTGCTGAAGACACGGCTAACCCTCCGTCAGACTGGCCAGTACAAAGGACTGCTGGATTGTGCGCGCCAGATCCTAGAGCAGGAGGGGCCCAGGGCCTTCTACAAGGGCTACCTGCCCAACGTCTTGGGCATTATCCCATATGCAGGAATCGACCTGGCCGTCTATGAG ACCCTGAAGAACAAGTGGCTCCAGCAGGACAGCCACCACTCAGCTGACCCAGGGATCCTCATCCTCTTGGCCTGCGGCACCATTTCCAGTACCTGCGGCCAGATCGCCAGCTATCCCTTGGCTCTGGTCCGAACTCGAATGCAAGCCCAGG CTTCCATCGAGGGTGCCCCACAGCTCACCATGCTGGGCCTCTTCCGCCACATCCTTTCCCGAGAGGGGGTATGGGGCCTGTACCGAGGCATTGCCCCCAATTTCATGAAAGTGATTCCAGCTGTCAGCATCTCCTATGTCGTCTATGAGAACATGAAACAGGCCCTGGGGGTTACGACAAGGTGA